In one window of Janthinobacterium sp. 1_2014MBL_MicDiv DNA:
- a CDS encoding PQQ-dependent sugar dehydrogenase, with protein MPTIKRTHLATALLLGVFAAGAMPAHAELQATGEPPAAKQQWKAVTVAEGVRQPWGIAWLGEGRALVTSKQGTLHLLNGKSFADVALQGMPKVFTGGQGGLLDIVIHPQDAGKPNPRVYMTVSTGTNDANRTTLVRGVFDGKKVTGIQTLFQVATDKSGGQHFGSRLLWLPDGTLLMSVADGGNPPLRIGDRLAREQAQNLATHQGSILRLTDEGKPAPGNPLAAKGALPEIWSYGHRNVQGLALDPVSGRVWATEHGPYGGDELNLVVAGGNYGWPLQSYGADYQTHEPVGKHEVAGMLNPSVAWVPSPAPSGLAVYTGDKIPAWRGSIFSGGLAAKDIRRIAVDASGKVTGQDRLAIGARVRDVRQGPDGYLYALTDEDNGKLLRIVAQ; from the coding sequence ATGCCAACGATCAAGCGCACACACCTTGCCACCGCACTGCTGCTGGGAGTCTTCGCGGCCGGCGCCATGCCCGCCCATGCCGAACTGCAAGCGACGGGCGAACCACCGGCGGCGAAACAGCAATGGAAGGCCGTCACCGTGGCCGAAGGCGTGCGCCAGCCATGGGGCATCGCCTGGCTGGGCGAGGGGCGCGCGCTGGTCACCAGCAAGCAGGGCACCTTGCATCTGCTCAATGGCAAGAGCTTCGCCGACGTGGCGCTGCAAGGCATGCCCAAAGTGTTTACGGGCGGGCAGGGCGGCCTGCTCGATATCGTCATTCATCCGCAGGATGCGGGCAAGCCGAATCCGCGCGTGTACATGACGGTGTCGACGGGCACGAATGACGCGAACCGCACGACCCTCGTGCGCGGCGTGTTCGACGGCAAGAAGGTGACGGGCATCCAGACCCTGTTCCAGGTAGCCACCGACAAGAGCGGCGGCCAGCATTTCGGTTCGCGCCTGCTGTGGCTGCCGGATGGCACTTTGCTGATGAGCGTGGCCGATGGCGGCAATCCGCCGCTGCGCATCGGCGACCGGCTGGCGCGCGAGCAGGCGCAAAACCTGGCCACGCACCAGGGTTCCATCCTGCGCCTGACGGACGAGGGCAAGCCGGCGCCCGGCAATCCCCTGGCCGCCAAGGGCGCGCTGCCGGAAATCTGGTCGTATGGCCACCGCAACGTGCAGGGACTGGCGCTCGATCCCGTTTCGGGCCGCGTGTGGGCCACCGAGCACGGTCCGTATGGCGGTGACGAGCTGAACCTGGTGGTAGCGGGCGGCAACTACGGCTGGCCGCTGCAAAGCTATGGCGCCGACTACCAAACGCATGAGCCGGTCGGCAAGCACGAGGTGGCCGGCATGCTCAATCCGAGCGTGGCCTGGGTGCCGTCGCCGGCGCCGTCGGGGCTGGCCGTCTACACGGGCGACAAGATTCCCGCCTGGCGCGGCAGCATCTTCAGCGGCGGCCTGGCGGCCAAGGATATCCGCCGCATCGCCGTCGATGCCAGCGGCAAGGTGACGGGGCAGGACCGCCTCGCCATCGGCGCGCGCGTGCGCGACGTGCGCCAGGGGCCGGACGGCTATCTGTATGCGCTGACGGATGAAGACAACGGCAAGTTGCTGCGCATCGTGGCGCAGTAA
- a CDS encoding MFS transporter: MQASPNSSAQASTSTAGDDTTVAPWLAVLSVGIGAFALVTSEFLPVGLLPAMAAELAISKGQAGLMITTPGIVAAFAAIFVTIGSGRLDRRIVLLALTALLVASNLLVALAPSYGAILLGRAMLGVGVGGFWAIGSAIGPRLVAPQHASRAMSIIFAGVSLGTVAGVPAGALVGELVGWRVAFGAASAIAVLVFIGQLWLLPKLPPTQAIRLRQLPMIFGIRKARLGLIATAMLFTGQFAAYTYIAPFLTQVSHLAAGTVSAMLLVYGASGFIGNLAGGWAAGRHERPTLVVTGAVLGLSTLALAAFGSHSITAMLLVAVWGFGFGAMPIAVQTWMFKAAPHLMEGSSALFVAIVQVSLASGALLGGMAVDQLGVTSAMVVGGLFALGCALTIAIFGKAAASAQAPAGSAACKA, encoded by the coding sequence ATGCAAGCATCCCCCAACTCCTCCGCCCAGGCAAGCACGTCCACCGCCGGCGACGATACCACCGTGGCGCCGTGGCTGGCCGTATTATCCGTCGGCATAGGCGCCTTCGCCCTCGTCACGTCCGAATTCCTGCCCGTCGGCCTGCTGCCGGCCATGGCGGCCGAACTGGCCATCAGCAAGGGCCAGGCGGGCCTGATGATCACCACGCCCGGCATCGTTGCCGCGTTTGCCGCCATCTTCGTCACCATCGGCTCGGGCCGCCTTGACCGCCGCATCGTGCTGCTGGCCCTGACGGCGCTGCTGGTCGCTTCGAACCTGCTGGTGGCGCTGGCGCCGTCGTATGGCGCGATCCTGCTGGGACGCGCCATGCTGGGCGTGGGCGTGGGCGGATTCTGGGCCATCGGCAGCGCCATCGGCCCGCGCCTGGTGGCGCCGCAGCATGCGTCGCGCGCCATGTCCATCATCTTTGCCGGCGTCTCGCTGGGCACGGTGGCGGGCGTGCCGGCCGGCGCGCTGGTCGGCGAGTTGGTGGGCTGGCGGGTGGCCTTCGGCGCGGCCAGCGCCATTGCCGTGCTCGTCTTCATCGGCCAGCTGTGGTTGCTGCCCAAGCTGCCGCCCACGCAAGCCATCCGCTTGCGCCAGCTGCCGATGATCTTCGGCATCCGCAAGGCCAGGCTGGGCCTGATCGCCACGGCCATGCTCTTTACGGGCCAGTTCGCCGCCTACACGTATATCGCGCCCTTCCTCACGCAAGTGTCGCACCTGGCCGCCGGCACCGTCAGCGCCATGCTGCTCGTGTATGGCGCCTCTGGCTTCATCGGCAACCTTGCGGGCGGCTGGGCCGCCGGCCGCCACGAACGCCCGACCCTGGTGGTGACGGGCGCCGTGCTGGGCCTGTCCACCCTGGCGCTGGCCGCGTTCGGCAGCCACTCCATTACCGCCATGCTGCTGGTGGCCGTGTGGGGCTTCGGTTTCGGCGCCATGCCGATTGCCGTGCAGACGTGGATGTTCAAGGCGGCGCCGCACCTGATGGAAGGCAGCAGCGCGCTCTTCGTGGCCATCGTGCAGGTATCGCTGGCCTCCGGCGCCCTGCTCGGCGGCATGGCCGTCGATCAGCTGGGCGTAACGAGCGCCATGGTGGTGGGTGGCCTGTTCGCGCTCGGCTGCGCCTTGACGATCGCCATCTTCGGCAAGGCCGCAGCGAGCGCCCAGGCGCCAGCCGGCTCCGCAGCCTGCAAAGCCTAG
- a CDS encoding TetR/AcrR family transcriptional regulator has translation MKLEKTAEAGKAKTGRPRTFDADEALDCAMKVFWEKGYEGSSLPELTKAMGMNRPSLYAVFGNKEQLFHKALERYSDTRMQFFDAALEQPTARQVVEALLTQYVDAQTMPDGPHGCMGVNAALACSDDALPIRDELFARRLRGEIKLRDRLRRAREEGDLPADSCPEQQARFVVTLSQGMAIQAAAGVSREQLQQMVGLLLRNWPL, from the coding sequence ATGAAACTAGAAAAAACAGCTGAGGCAGGCAAGGCAAAAACGGGCCGGCCGCGTACGTTCGACGCGGACGAGGCGCTCGATTGCGCCATGAAAGTGTTCTGGGAAAAAGGCTATGAAGGCAGCTCGCTGCCCGAATTGACGAAAGCCATGGGCATGAACCGGCCCAGCCTGTATGCCGTCTTCGGCAACAAGGAGCAGCTGTTCCACAAGGCGCTCGAGCGCTACAGCGACACGCGCATGCAGTTTTTCGATGCGGCGCTGGAACAGCCGACGGCGCGCCAGGTGGTGGAAGCGTTGCTGACGCAATATGTCGATGCGCAAACCATGCCGGACGGCCCGCACGGCTGCATGGGCGTGAATGCGGCGCTCGCCTGCAGCGACGACGCCTTGCCGATCCGCGATGAATTGTTTGCGCGCCGCCTGCGCGGCGAAATCAAGCTGCGCGACCGCTTGCGGCGCGCCAGGGAAGAGGGAGATTTGCCTGCCGATTCCTGCCCGGAGCAGCAGGCGCGCTTTGTCGTGACCCTGTCGCAGGGCATGGCCATCCAGGCTGCCGCCGGGGTCTCGCGCGAGCAACTGCAGCAGATGGTCGGCTTGTTGTTGCGCAACTGGCCGCTGTAG
- a CDS encoding MmcQ/YjbR family DNA-binding protein — MVDLEELRYLALSFPDTSEEEHHDRPAFRVGGKIFATLPDDEHINVLLDAEAAHIATVITPSGCEKLWWGERLAGITVRLADAELDMLAAALTAAWRRKAPGDLAKTIDQAG; from the coding sequence ATGGTCGACCTGGAAGAACTACGCTATCTGGCACTGTCGTTTCCCGACACGAGCGAGGAAGAACACCACGACCGTCCGGCCTTCCGCGTGGGCGGGAAGATCTTCGCGACCCTGCCCGACGACGAGCACATCAACGTACTGCTCGATGCGGAAGCAGCGCACATCGCCACCGTCATCACGCCGTCCGGCTGCGAAAAGCTGTGGTGGGGCGAGCGCCTGGCAGGCATCACGGTACGCCTGGCGGATGCGGAACTGGACATGCTGGCCGCCGCCCTGACGGCCGCCTGGCGGCGCAAGGCGCCCGGCGACCTGGCCAAGACCATCGACCAGGCCGGGTAA
- a CDS encoding CCXG family PEP-CTERM protein, with protein sequence MKNLPKLALSLIAVGVFAHANASTITLSTGYSGAGAQSSAADYQSVVNAAVATPGAGYGSTTIASYNNVNNSSLFGSGSNIAFKSVINFGVSAADAGAWSFRSGVDFGKGGALFLDGVALDFKNNDMWWAGNYNNGSQFLSGSGTLAAGNHTLSIYGLEGCCDGGQQVQFKAGNNNFASFGANDGLISAVPEPTTYAMLLIGLGLLGFTARRKQEAKF encoded by the coding sequence ATGAAAAACTTGCCTAAACTCGCCCTGTCCCTGATCGCTGTCGGTGTGTTTGCCCACGCAAACGCCAGCACCATCACCCTGTCCACCGGCTACTCGGGCGCCGGCGCGCAAAGCTCCGCCGCCGACTACCAGTCCGTGGTGAATGCCGCCGTGGCCACGCCAGGCGCCGGCTATGGCTCGACGACGATCGCCAGCTACAATAACGTCAATAACAGCAGCCTGTTCGGCAGCGGCTCGAACATCGCCTTCAAGTCGGTGATCAACTTTGGCGTCAGCGCGGCCGATGCGGGCGCCTGGAGCTTCCGCAGCGGCGTCGACTTCGGCAAGGGCGGCGCCCTGTTCCTCGACGGCGTGGCGCTGGACTTCAAGAACAACGACATGTGGTGGGCCGGTAACTACAATAATGGCAGCCAGTTCCTCAGCGGTTCGGGCACCCTGGCGGCCGGCAACCATACCCTGAGCATTTACGGCCTGGAAGGCTGCTGCGATGGCGGCCAGCAAGTGCAGTTCAAGGCGGGCAACAACAATTTCGCCAGCTTCGGCGCCAATGACGGTTTGATCTCGGCTGTTCCTGAACCAACCACCTACGCCATGCTGCTGATCGGCCTGGGCTTGCTGGGCTTTACGGCGCGCCGCAAGCAGGAAGCCAAGTTCTAA
- a CDS encoding FHA domain-containing protein: MMPPYYLEILAENGEVQQRQRMAALPIRIGRGYDNDFILDDAHTAARHAVIEDDGAGGLLLRDLGSQNGVIHRGQRQVQVAMTGDSIVRLGHTRLRVRASDHPVAPELGDTTMHNWEGLRPAMAGLAMIGASAAFSNWLGDAEAFDPITYLMIIAYALAGGLVWASVWAVANRLFGHVARFGRHLFIIGCGLLAMEVWELASNMAAYAFSLEALTRYGRHMFIVIVCAMIYYHLCTIKPQHPRRFALVAVVLAIIGSTLILLSNLQISGRLADEPYMSAIYPPALRLSPNHTMDAFFRDAASLQRAVDAERGKSAKGDDEDDSDE; encoded by the coding sequence ATGATGCCTCCCTATTACCTCGAAATCCTCGCCGAGAACGGCGAAGTGCAGCAGCGCCAGCGCATGGCCGCCCTGCCGATCCGCATCGGCCGCGGCTACGACAATGACTTCATCCTCGACGACGCGCACACGGCCGCCCGCCACGCCGTCATCGAGGACGACGGCGCGGGCGGCCTGCTGCTGCGCGACCTGGGCAGCCAGAATGGCGTGATCCACCGCGGCCAGCGGCAAGTGCAAGTGGCCATGACGGGCGACAGCATCGTGCGCCTGGGCCACACGCGGCTGCGCGTGCGCGCCAGCGACCATCCGGTGGCGCCCGAACTGGGCGACACCACCATGCACAACTGGGAAGGCTTGCGCCCCGCCATGGCCGGCCTGGCCATGATCGGCGCCTCGGCCGCCTTCAGCAACTGGCTCGGCGACGCGGAAGCCTTCGACCCGATCACCTACCTGATGATCATCGCCTACGCGCTGGCCGGCGGCCTCGTGTGGGCATCCGTCTGGGCCGTGGCGAACCGCCTGTTCGGCCATGTGGCGCGCTTCGGCCGCCACCTGTTCATCATCGGCTGCGGCTTGCTGGCCATGGAAGTGTGGGAACTGGCCAGCAACATGGCGGCGTACGCGTTCTCGCTCGAAGCGCTGACGCGCTACGGACGGCATATGTTCATCGTCATTGTCTGCGCGATGATCTACTACCATTTGTGCACGATCAAGCCGCAGCACCCGCGCCGCTTCGCCCTCGTGGCCGTGGTGCTGGCCATCATCGGCTCGACCCTGATTTTGCTGAGCAACCTGCAGATCAGCGGCCGCCTGGCCGACGAGCCCTATATGTCCGCGATCTACCCGCCCGCCTTGCGCCTGAGCCCGAATCACACGATGGATGCTTTCTTCCGCGATGCGGCCAGCCTGCAGCGCGCCGTCGATGCCGAGCGCGGCAAATCCGCCAAGGGCGACGACGAGGACGACAGCGACGAGTAA
- a CDS encoding S1 family peptidase, with amino-acid sequence MKLSNFAFLLAGLCAAAGAQAAPASPAPAAPAPATPPVKPPPATAAPAATEHAALPPPSSAAQKLYTAARADILQVRVLLKNGRTQSSVGSGFLIGTGDLVVSNYHVVSQFALDPDTYVGEWVDTGGQRGNVELLAVDVLHDLAVLRVNRHGTGFFKMPEQLAPLTQGQYLYSMGNPLDLGFAISEGSYNGVVTRSFYDQLMFTGPINSGMSGGPSVTANGDVAGVNVSKRLDGELVSFLVPARYAQQLLDKVAKQGKPPKDFKPLVTAQLLAHQEVMLARLLDTPLSLKAMGPYRVPVRESDQMRCWGRSNVKSDKPYMLDNTSCAMESAIFISGALQTGQVSMRHEFLRSNELGALRFSELASASFKNESFGSYKSVHLTGPHCTEQFVKNTTLPLRAVLCVRAYRKFTGLYDFALLAASADAPLMSLQSRIDARGVSYANGMRVTRTFLEALSRAPSTTGGRKP; translated from the coding sequence ATGAAATTATCTAACTTCGCCTTCTTGCTGGCCGGCCTGTGCGCCGCCGCAGGCGCACAGGCGGCCCCGGCATCCCCGGCTCCCGCCGCCCCAGCTCCCGCCACGCCCCCCGTCAAGCCGCCGCCGGCCACCGCCGCGCCCGCCGCCACCGAACATGCGGCCCTGCCGCCGCCCTCGTCGGCCGCGCAAAAGCTGTACACGGCGGCGCGCGCCGACATCCTGCAAGTGCGCGTGCTGCTGAAGAACGGCCGCACGCAGTCGTCCGTCGGCTCGGGCTTCTTGATCGGCACGGGCGACCTGGTGGTGAGCAACTATCACGTCGTGTCGCAATTCGCGCTCGACCCCGATACCTATGTGGGCGAATGGGTGGATACCGGCGGCCAGCGCGGCAACGTGGAATTGCTGGCCGTCGACGTGCTGCACGACCTGGCCGTGCTGCGCGTAAACCGCCACGGCACGGGTTTCTTCAAGATGCCGGAGCAGCTGGCACCGCTGACGCAGGGCCAGTACCTGTATTCGATGGGCAATCCGCTGGACCTGGGCTTCGCCATTTCGGAAGGCTCGTACAACGGCGTCGTCACGCGCAGCTTCTATGACCAGCTGATGTTTACGGGACCGATCAATTCCGGCATGAGCGGCGGCCCCAGCGTCACCGCGAATGGCGACGTGGCCGGCGTAAACGTGTCGAAACGCCTCGATGGCGAACTGGTCAGCTTCCTCGTGCCCGCCCGCTACGCCCAGCAATTGCTGGACAAGGTGGCGAAACAGGGCAAGCCGCCGAAAGACTTCAAGCCGCTGGTGACGGCGCAGCTGCTGGCGCACCAGGAAGTCATGCTGGCGCGCCTGCTGGACACGCCCTTGAGCCTGAAAGCCATGGGCCCGTACCGCGTGCCCGTGCGCGAATCCGACCAGATGCGCTGCTGGGGCCGCTCCAACGTGAAGTCCGACAAGCCGTATATGCTCGACAACACCAGCTGCGCCATGGAATCGGCCATCTTCATCTCCGGCGCCCTGCAGACGGGGCAAGTGTCGATGCGCCACGAATTCCTGCGCAGCAACGAACTGGGCGCACTGCGTTTTTCCGAGCTGGCCAGCGCCTCGTTCAAGAATGAAAGTTTCGGCAGCTACAAGAGCGTGCACCTGACGGGTCCCCATTGCACCGAACAATTCGTCAAGAACACCACCCTGCCCCTGCGCGCCGTCCTGTGCGTGCGCGCCTATCGCAAGTTTACGGGCCTGTACGACTTTGCCCTGCTGGCCGCCAGCGCCGATGCACCACTGATGAGCCTGCAAAGCCGCATCGACGCGCGCGGCGTGTCCTACGCCAACGGCATGCGCGTCACGCGCACCTTCCTCGAGGCGCTGTCGCGCGCGCCCTCCACCACCGGCGGTCGCAAGCCATGA
- the ribA gene encoding GTP cyclohydrolase II: MQSGADILATGELDYTTSCALPTPWAQFTLHAFVEHATGKEHLAMVLGDIGNGDPVLARVHSECLTGDVLFSQRCDCGAQLEGALKRIAEEGRGILLYLRQEGRGIGLINKIRAYRLQEAGADTVQANEQLGFKADARNYTLCKPMFAQFGIHSLRLMTNNPRKIAAMEALGITVAERVPLLVNRNAFNQHYLNTKQSKLGHMMTPETAPALEDGAL, encoded by the coding sequence ATGCAAAGCGGCGCAGACATCCTGGCGACAGGCGAATTGGATTACACGACTTCCTGCGCACTGCCGACGCCGTGGGCCCAGTTCACCCTGCACGCCTTTGTCGAGCACGCCACGGGCAAGGAACACCTGGCCATGGTGCTGGGCGATATCGGCAATGGCGACCCCGTGCTGGCGCGCGTGCATTCCGAGTGCCTGACGGGCGACGTGCTGTTTTCGCAGCGCTGCGACTGCGGCGCCCAGCTCGAAGGCGCGCTGAAACGCATCGCCGAGGAAGGCCGCGGCATCCTGCTGTACCTGCGCCAGGAAGGACGTGGCATCGGCCTGATCAACAAGATCCGCGCCTACCGCCTGCAGGAAGCGGGCGCCGACACGGTGCAGGCGAATGAACAGCTAGGCTTCAAGGCCGATGCGCGCAACTACACCCTGTGCAAGCCCATGTTTGCGCAATTCGGCATCCACAGCCTGCGCCTGATGACCAACAACCCGCGCAAGATCGCGGCCATGGAAGCGCTGGGCATCACGGTGGCCGAACGGGTACCGCTGCTGGTCAACCGCAATGCGTTCAACCAGCACTACCTGAATACCAAGCAAAGCAAGCTCGGTCACATGATGACGCCGGAAACGGCGCCGGCGCTGGAAGACGGCGCCCTGTAA
- a CDS encoding PhoX family protein — protein MNKPNDLAIRATDLNDIDSNASHDNHFNSILNARLSRRNWLRGSAVTAATAVMGSMGLSACGGGSDAVAVTPTPTPEKLLAFTAVPKSLADVVSVPAGYTATALYALGDSLRAATPAYKNDGTDTDFDNRAGDHHDGMEYYGLSAAGAPLASGAERGLLAMNHEATTDEKLSSHFLHVNGGTTSLPRPAAEVDKEVAVHGLSVVEVKKTGSTWATVNDSAFNRRVTPLTDIEISGPARGNALMVTKYSPTGTKTRGTINNCGTGKSPWGSYLSGEENWAGYFTRSASDNAARGDKSVASLNRYGRSQGGASRHGWETGGSDDKYARWNLSKIGASANGSDDYRNELNGMGYIVEMDPYDKTRPIRKRTALGRYAHESAAFSVPAVGQQLAVYMGDDSRNEYIYKFVSAAVWAAADANPADRIATGDKYLDSGKLYVAKLAADGTGQWIELAMSNALIQAYGAYKFADLADVLVNARLAADAVGATKMDRPEWCSVNPANGEIYYTLTNNSNRTVNPSGSSQLAPDSANPRAYTDMKGSSAQNGNPNGHIIRFKEGTGAAAATSFTWDVYLFGAESGADASKINLSNLTADQDFSSPDGLAFSPYTGICWIQTDDGAYTDVTNCMMLAAIPGKVGDGAKSTLNYATAAGGNLAVDTFIGKKPTADTLKRFLVGPVGSEITGISETPDGKTMFINIQHPGETTSLANIGDPSKYTSQWPANAGYGAGKRPRSATIVITKNDGGRIGS, from the coding sequence ATGAACAAGCCCAACGATCTGGCCATCCGCGCCACCGATCTGAACGACATTGACAGCAACGCGTCCCACGACAACCACTTCAACAGCATCCTGAACGCCCGCCTGAGCCGCCGCAACTGGCTGCGCGGCAGCGCCGTCACGGCCGCTACCGCCGTCATGGGTTCGATGGGCCTGTCCGCTTGCGGCGGCGGCAGCGATGCGGTCGCCGTCACGCCGACGCCGACGCCCGAAAAACTGCTGGCGTTTACCGCCGTGCCGAAAAGCCTGGCCGACGTCGTGTCGGTGCCGGCCGGCTACACGGCCACGGCCCTGTATGCGCTGGGCGACTCGCTGCGCGCGGCCACCCCGGCCTACAAGAACGACGGCACCGACACCGATTTCGACAACCGCGCCGGCGACCACCACGACGGCATGGAATACTACGGCCTCTCCGCCGCCGGCGCGCCGCTGGCGTCCGGCGCCGAACGGGGCTTGCTGGCGATGAACCACGAAGCGACCACGGACGAAAAACTGTCCTCGCACTTCCTGCACGTGAACGGCGGCACCACCTCGCTGCCGCGCCCCGCCGCCGAAGTCGACAAGGAAGTGGCCGTCCACGGCCTGAGCGTGGTCGAAGTGAAGAAGACGGGCAGCACCTGGGCCACCGTCAACGATTCCGCGTTCAACCGCCGCGTCACGCCGCTGACGGACATCGAGATCTCCGGCCCGGCACGCGGCAACGCCCTGATGGTGACCAAGTATTCGCCGACCGGCACCAAGACGCGCGGCACCATCAACAACTGCGGCACGGGCAAATCGCCATGGGGCAGCTACCTCTCCGGCGAAGAAAACTGGGCCGGCTACTTCACGCGCTCGGCCAGCGACAACGCCGCGCGCGGCGACAAGTCCGTCGCTTCGCTGAACCGCTATGGCCGCAGCCAGGGCGGCGCCTCGCGCCACGGCTGGGAAACGGGCGGCAGCGACGACAAGTACGCGCGCTGGAACCTGAGCAAGATTGGCGCCTCGGCCAACGGCAGCGACGACTACCGCAATGAATTGAACGGCATGGGCTACATCGTCGAGATGGACCCGTACGACAAGACCCGCCCCATCCGCAAGCGCACGGCGCTGGGCCGCTACGCGCACGAAAGCGCCGCCTTCAGCGTGCCGGCCGTGGGCCAGCAGCTGGCCGTCTACATGGGCGACGATTCGCGCAACGAATACATCTACAAGTTCGTCTCGGCGGCCGTCTGGGCCGCCGCCGATGCCAACCCGGCCGACCGCATCGCCACCGGCGACAAATACCTCGACTCGGGCAAGCTGTACGTGGCCAAGCTGGCCGCCGACGGCACGGGCCAGTGGATCGAGCTGGCCATGTCGAACGCGCTGATCCAGGCTTACGGCGCCTACAAGTTCGCCGACCTGGCCGACGTGCTGGTCAACGCCCGCCTGGCGGCCGACGCCGTGGGCGCGACGAAGATGGACCGCCCGGAATGGTGCTCGGTCAACCCGGCCAATGGCGAGATCTACTACACGCTGACCAACAATTCGAACCGCACCGTCAATCCGAGCGGCTCGTCGCAGCTGGCGCCGGACAGCGCCAACCCGCGCGCCTACACGGACATGAAGGGCAGCAGCGCGCAGAACGGCAATCCGAACGGCCATATCATCCGCTTCAAGGAAGGCACGGGTGCGGCCGCGGCCACCAGCTTTACCTGGGATGTCTACCTGTTTGGCGCCGAGAGCGGCGCCGACGCCAGCAAGATCAACCTGTCGAACCTGACGGCCGACCAGGATTTCTCGAGCCCGGACGGCCTGGCATTCAGCCCCTACACCGGCATCTGCTGGATCCAGACCGACGATGGCGCGTACACGGACGTCACCAACTGCATGATGCTGGCGGCCATCCCGGGCAAGGTCGGCGATGGCGCCAAGTCCACGCTGAACTACGCCACGGCGGCCGGCGGCAACCTGGCGGTCGACACCTTCATCGGCAAGAAACCCACGGCCGACACGCTCAAGCGCTTCCTGGTGGGGCCGGTCGGCTCGGAAATCACGGGCATCAGCGAAACGCCCGATGGCAAGACCATGTTCATCAACATCCAGCATCCGGGCGAAACCACGTCGCTGGCGAATATCGGCGACCCGTCGAAGTACACGAGCCAGTGGCCGGCCAACGCGGGCTATGGCGCCGGCAAGCGGCCGCGCTCGGCCACCATCGTGATCACCAAGAACGACGGCGGACGCATCGGCAGCTGA
- a CDS encoding DoxX family protein codes for MKNNTDLLYPVGRAALGVLFFVSGLLKIGGFAGVAGYMASQGLPLANILLVAVIALEVGGGLLLITGWQARWAALALALFLIPTTVIFHAFWSADAAHFQDQLTNFLKNLSIFGGMLLLVERGFRQAR; via the coding sequence ATGAAAAATAACACCGATCTGCTGTACCCCGTCGGCCGCGCCGCCCTTGGCGTGCTGTTCTTTGTCTCGGGCTTGCTGAAAATCGGCGGCTTTGCGGGCGTGGCCGGCTACATGGCCAGCCAGGGCTTGCCGCTGGCAAATATCCTGCTGGTCGCCGTGATCGCGCTGGAAGTGGGTGGCGGCTTGCTGCTGATCACAGGCTGGCAGGCGCGCTGGGCGGCGCTGGCCCTGGCGCTGTTCCTGATCCCGACCACCGTGATCTTCCACGCCTTCTGGAGCGCCGATGCGGCCCACTTCCAGGACCAGCTGACGAACTTCCTGAAGAATCTGTCCATCTTCGGCGGCATGCTCTTGCTGGTGGAACGCGGTTTTCGCCAGGCCAGGTAA
- a CDS encoding pirin family protein gives MLQIRHSEERGAANHGWLNSHHSFSFGSYHDPKHMGFGPLLVINEDRVTPGQGFGTHGHRDMEIISYVLDGALEHKDSMGTGSVLHYGDVQRMSAGSGVRHSEFNHSNTDGLHFLQIWIQPNMTGIAPSYEEKHFSPDSKRGKLRLIASGDGRQGSVLIHQDAAIYASILQEGEQLEHALEDGRCAYVHLIRGSLAVNGVALKAGDALKLTQEAAVTVTQAEDAEFLLFDLPK, from the coding sequence ATGTTACAGATTCGTCATAGCGAAGAACGCGGCGCCGCCAACCACGGCTGGCTCAATTCCCACCACAGCTTTTCCTTCGGCAGCTATCACGATCCGAAACACATGGGATTTGGCCCGCTGCTGGTGATCAATGAAGACCGGGTCACGCCAGGCCAGGGTTTCGGCACGCACGGCCACCGCGACATGGAAATCATTTCGTACGTGCTCGACGGCGCGCTCGAACACAAGGACAGCATGGGCACCGGTTCCGTCCTGCACTACGGCGACGTGCAGCGCATGAGCGCCGGCAGCGGCGTGCGTCACAGCGAGTTCAACCATTCCAACACGGACGGCCTGCACTTCCTGCAGATCTGGATACAGCCGAACATGACGGGCATTGCCCCCAGCTATGAAGAGAAGCATTTTTCGCCAGACAGCAAACGGGGCAAGCTGCGCCTGATCGCCTCGGGCGACGGCCGCCAGGGTTCCGTGCTGATCCACCAGGACGCGGCCATCTACGCCAGCATCCTGCAGGAAGGCGAGCAGCTGGAACACGCGCTGGAAGACGGCCGCTGCGCCTATGTGCACCTGATCCGCGGCAGCCTGGCGGTCAATGGCGTGGCCTTGAAGGCGGGCGATGCGCTGAAGCTGACGCAGGAAGCGGCCGTGACAGTGACCCAGGCGGAAGACGCGGAATTCCTGCTGTTCGACTTGCCTAAATGA